ACTTTTTGTCCATCCACCTTACCAACAGCCTTTTCACAGTGTTCTGTCACAGCTTCCAAGGGCCATTGAGATTTAACTTGAAAGCACTGTTTTCCTAGGATGGCATTTCCTACGGTACTTTTCCCAACTCCACGTCTCCCCACCATCACAATCCTGATCTCCTTATTATCGTAGTTGACTGGGGGAGGTGTAGACCTGATTactgaaaaaaaggacaaacaatCAATGTTATGTTCATAAAATGGGTTTAATTAGTCACATCAGTGATGGATAACTATGGTTGGAAAGACTCGAGTTGTGTTTACACAGTTTTAAGGTACATGAGAGTTTCATCTCTTAGTTACTggagatttttaatttttctttcatctgAATTTTTATGTACATATGTGGTTTCTTTGAGTATAGTTACAATATCTTGTAAAAATGGCCCAAACTTATTGTTTAAAGAGAATTTTAAGAATCATACTGGATTATTATGAACCAtctagacctctcaggtggtctggatcaggtctgctttctgttcctaaagtaaaaactaaacatggagaagcagcgttgAGTTTTTATGCTgcacatatctggaacaaactcccagaaaactgcaggtctgctacaactctcagttcttttaaatcaaggctgaagatttttctgtttgccttttattaaatcctatttgaggcttttgattaatatcttacactgcactgtaacttttattctcctgtttttctgtcttattCTACTTCAGcttattttttcaaattcaacacttattaattgtatttaaattattttttatatttccttttgttacTTTGATATTCTGCCTTGCTGCCTTTTATGTTCtgtgtaaaacactttgaattgtgttgttgaaatgtactatacaaataaacttgccttgtgttgctattttaatatttttgactTGATCTTTGATGTTGTCTGAATCATTATGGTTCTAAAGACTCATCGACACCCTTACTTATTCTGTATGTACAATGTGTGAgtttcagtgtgtctgtgatTGCAGAGAGAACTGTACACACTGATGGACCTTCCTCTAGGTGTAAAACACAGTGGATTCATTTGGACATACTGTGTATTATGTGTGATCTGGAAAATGTTTGGTAGATAAAACTCACTACTAGGTCAGTGTAAATATGACTGAATTGTGATTCATAACTTCAAACTGGCTATTTTAACGTAATGATTGTTGGTTTATTGTACTGTAAGAtgttaaatgtgtgttaaaGACATTTGTAAAaacctgttttcacatttatgttaaaatagccctgaaaatgaaacactgatgAAGCATATTTTTATATCATGACTCAAAAAAGGAATAGATTGGATTACTTAACTCaaatcatgaaaacaataaaaaaatctataacCAATGTAAGGATTGAATCAACAGGCCTCAGCTGTGACTGGATTCAATAGATTAaagtacaaaaaccaaaaaagcCTAAAGTCATTGGGCCTTATTTTCCTGAAATACGGTGCAGGTGCAGATCCAACACTTAATTCCTGGCGCATGCCCCATGTGGGTGTGACCAACAATTTTTTGAAACTTCCTGACCATCAGCGTTGGCACTACTCATGCACAGCCAGGATCTCCTCTTATCTCCTTTAAACGCAGCAACAGGTGaaacaggtgagagacagaaaagagttAATCTCTGTGAAGAACCTGATGTTCCAAAATATAAATTCATATAAATCAATCCAAAATATGCTGACAATGttagaatgaaaataaagctgATGTGTTCTCATGTGTGTTGTCGCCTATCTTGTGCAAACAGTTAATAAAGGATAATTGATAGTTCTACTCTTCCTCTGCATATTTGAAAATCCTTGTTTGTGCTTTTAAGTAAATATAATATCCTTaattatacaaatacaaatttggTTTGGAAATTTGCTGGACAAGCGCAACTTCTATCACtattttttcataatatttaaaagatgaatgaatgtaaaatgATTAAGATTTTGTTgaaagcctttttaaaatgttttcatgaacaTAATTTATTTGATCACAGTATATAGGATGTTGATGCAGGGCCAACAATATCTGGATGGATGATATCATTTGTAAGAATCTTTCATAGAAATTGGGTTTTGAGTCTCATGTCAATCTGCAGTAAATCAAAAAACGTGTAGCAAACTGAAAGGGACAAAACTTAACATAAATGAAaggtgttttgtgattttggagacGTCTGTATGTGTTCACCTCTGCCAAATGAAGCAACGAAAATTGCCCTGCAACTGCGGTAAGAGGTGGTCTGAGCAGGTTTTTATCACAAACGCAATTTTGTTCCAAAATGAGCAACAAAATTGCACAGCGCTGCCTAATCTTCATAAACACAGCTGTTATGTTGGTAAATGAATCAaaggagacaaacaaacaaactgttgaGCAACTTTACTGAACTCTCAGCAACAGCTGATGTACATCATCTTCTATAGTTCTAAACTGGTTCAGAACCTTCCTGCAGGACAGGCAGTTCTTTGTGTCAATTGGAGACTTTTCCTCAGACAGAGTGGTTATTACGTGGGGAGTACCCCAAGGTTCGATTCTTGGACCACTAATATTTCATCTCTATATGCTCCCACTCGCACAGgttatacagaaacacaaaataaattaccATAATTATGCCGATGATTCACAACCGTACATATCCCTGTCTCCTGATGACCTATATCCCATACATTCCCTAACTCAGTATATTGACGATACTTATCTATGGATGTCAGAGATCCTTTTGCAAATgaaaaggatgaaaagaaaTACTCATCTTTGGTGCAAAGgtataaagacagaaaattgcAGCTCATCTCAGATCTCTGTCTCTGGAGagcaaaagtgtgtgtgtatgttttgtatattttgactGCACTGATTCTTGTATAACTGCACGAACACCTGTAAATACATGTTTATCGTCTGCACTTATACTTGTTTAATTGTGTTACGATTGtgtatcatttttatgtaacatACATTGTGTTGCATTACATTatatatgaaatgtgctatatgaataaagttgACTTGACTTATCACGtcataaaacaattattttttaacggTGATTTGTAAGGGTTTAGCGATTATTGCTGACAGAAgcagcatattagaaaacgctcctatgagTCATTCTAGAGTGCCTGGACAATTgacctatgtggttgtttaacTATGAAGATGGTTtagtcaggacacctgctgacagctgtttatgATGATAAATGTGGACATCTTGCCCAAACACTATCTCACCTGAGTTAGTTTCAACTTACATAAGGTTTTAATGGGACCACTGACTTCACCGGCTGGCCCAACACCTACTGAGGTTACTGCTCTGCATCTGAACATGTACTCTGTGTTAGGAGTCAGGCCGCTCACTGTGACTTCTTCATCCTTTGGTGCTGGTTTTTGTTGccatccatcctctccactGACACAGTACTCTACAGAGTAGGAGGTGATGTTCTCTGATCCAAATCTTGGTGGACAAAtcttcagtgtcacactgtTGTGGGTTACACCACCTGCTGTCACAGTTTCAGGCTTTGAAGGCGGCTCAAAGTTCTCACTGACAGAAAGGCCTGTTTTATAAAGGTAGATGCTTGAACCTTTCTGTGTCTCATTTGATAGACCTACTGTCAGGAACTTtatgttcttcttctccttgttgGCTTTTGCAAAATCACTGAACAGCTTTACTTTGTTCCTCATTGCATCTGATACTTCTTTTGAGGCGTACCATTGTTCCTTCTCTACATCGTCAGTCTGTGGATCTTGAGGGTCATCTGGTTTGGATGCTTCATTTAAGTAGTTTAATAAAGCTGAGAGATACGGTTCAGCACTTTCCAAGGAGGTGAAAACGAAACACACAGCATGTTCTGCACTGAGGATTTCTTTGTACAGATGAGTTTGAGATGGAACGATCTTGGTGTTTTCCATCATGTTGGTGAAAGACAGTACGGTGTagatttctctttctttacagTCCATCCACTTGTTCAGGCTTGTGTTGTTGAAAGGAGAAGAATGTTTGTTCTTCAAGATCTCTGGGAGCACAGCctcttcttcccctcctcccctgaTTGACGAAAGTTTCTTTGCAAAATTTTGTTGGAATTCCATCTTGAACTTGGTGCAAGATTCTGCGaaagttttaagttttttaCCAATCTGTGGGAACTGCTGTGCAGTGGTGGTTCTTATTACATCATTGCACCTCATTTCCAGCTCAGTGAAATCCTCCAGGACACTCTGAGTATCCTGCACTAAACTTATACTTATCTGACGGACGAGTTTAGCAGCAGATGAATCTAAAGTCACGAGTGGCATCAGCCAGACCTTCATTGGTACAGCATTTTCTCCATTGGTTCCCAGCAATTGTGGCAGGCTTTGGTAGACTTGTACAGCATCCTGAAAGGATGTCGgcatttttttcagt
This sequence is a window from Thunnus albacares chromosome 12, fThuAlb1.1, whole genome shotgun sequence. Protein-coding genes within it:
- the LOC122993955 gene encoding cytolytic toxin-alpha-like isoform X3; its protein translation is MTFWDDDDLKNDIRERPQRYNNFDIVASESIADKSSALNVEASLKASFFSGLVEVGGSAKYLNDSKTSKNQARITLKYQATTKIKQLSMNHLGRDNVKHQYVFDKGIATHVVTAILYGAQAFFVFDREVSNEESHQDIQGNMKVMIKKIPTITIEGEGSLKMDDKDIEKVEKFSCKFHGDFLLKKMPTSFQDAVQVYQSLPQLLGTNGENAVPMKVWLMPLVTLDSSAAKLVRQISISLVQDTQSVLEDFTELEMRCNDVIRTTTAQQFPQIGKKLKTFAESCTKFKMEFQQNFAKKLSSIRGGGEEEAVLPEILKNKHSSPFNNTSLNKWMDCKEREIYTVLSFTNMMENTKIVPSQTHLYKEILSAEHAVCFVFTSLESAEPYLSALLNYLNEASKPDDPQDPQTDDVEKEQWYASKEVSDAMRNKVKLFSDFAKANKEKKNIKFLTVGLSNETQKGSSIYLYKTGLSVSENFEPPSKPETVTAGGVTHNSVTLKICPPRFGSENITSYSVEYCVSGEDGWQQKPAPKDEEVTVSGLTPNTEYMFRCRAVTSVGVGPAGEVSGPIKTLLIRSTPPPVNYDNKEIRIVMVGRRGVGKSTVGNAILGKQCFQVKSQWPLEAVTEHCEKAVGKVDGQKVAVIEVPDLFHTYNTVRCIPIAPPGPHIFLVVYRMGRGTNEERQTVEKIQEIFGEDANKYSMILFTVDEELEYSVYETAENLLKSAKYLQKLVAKCNGQYHVFDESLSGDSQVSELLKKIRNITKKNGWKSLHQ
- the LOC122993955 gene encoding cytolytic toxin-alpha-like isoform X2, which encodes MDTDTGTMEVAALGRPFSLGMLYDCRKDSLIPGMTFWDDDDLKNDIRERPQRYNNFDIVASESIADKSSALNVEASLKASFFSGLVEVGGSAKYLNDSKTSKNQARITLKYQATTKIKQLSMNHLGRDNVKHQYVFDKGIATHVVTAILYGAQAFFVFDREVSNEESHQDIQGNMKVMIKKIPTITIEGEGSLKMDDKDIEKVEKFSCKFHGDFLLKKMPTSFQDAVQVYQSLPQLLGTNGENAVPMKVWLMPLVTLDSSAAKLVRQISISLVQDTQSVLEDFTELEMRCNDVIRTTTAQQFPQIGKKLKTFAESCTKFKMEFQQNFAKKLSSIRGGGEEEAVLPEILKNKHSSPFNNTSLNKWMDCKEREIYTVLSFTNMMENTKIVPSQTHLYKEILSAEHAVCFVFTSLESAEPYLSALLNYLNEASKPDDPQDPQTDDVEKEQWYASKEVSDAMRNKVKLFSDFAKANKEKKNIKFLTVGLSNETQKGSSIYLYKTGLSVSENFEPPSKPETVTAGGVTHNSVTLKICPPRFGSENITSYSVEYCVSGEDGWQQKPAPKDEEVTVSGLTPNTEYMFRCRAVTSVGVGPAGEVSGPIKTLLIRSTPPPVNYDNKEIRIVMVGRRGVGKSTVGNAILGKQCFQVKSQWPLEAVTEHCEKAVGKVDGQKVAVIEVPDLFHTYNTVRCIPIAPPGPHIFLVVYRMGRGTNEERQTVEKIQEIFGEDANKYSMILFTVDEELEYSVYETAENLLKSAKYLQKLVAKCNGQYHVFDESLSGDSQVSELLKKIRNITKKNGWKSLHQ
- the LOC122993955 gene encoding cytolytic toxin-alpha-like isoform X4, whose protein sequence is MDTDTGTMEVAALGRPFSLGMLYDCRKDSLIPGMTFWDDDDLKNDIRERPQRYNNFDIVASESIADKSSALNVEASLKASFFSGLVEVGGSAKYLNDSKTSKNQARITLKYQATTKIKQLSMNHLGRDNVKHQYVFDKGIATHVVTAILYGAQAFFVFDREVSNEESHQDIQGNMKVMIKKIPTITIEGEGSLKMDDKDIEKVEKFSCKFHGDFLLKKMPTSFQDAVQVYQSLPQLLGTNGENAVPMKVWLMPLVTLDSSAAKLVRQISISLVQDTQSVLEDFTELEMRCNDVIRTTTAQQFPQIGKKLKTFAESCTKFKMEFQQNFAKKLSSIRGGGEEEAVLPEILKNKHSSPFNNTSLNKWMDCKEREIYTVLSFTNMMENTKIVPSQTHLYKEILSAEHAVCFVFTSLESAEPYLSALLNYLNEASKPDDPQDPQTDDVEKEQWYASKEVSDAMRNKVKLFSDFAKANKEKKNIKFLTVGLSNETQKGSSIYLYKTGLSVSENFEPPSKPETVTAGGVTHNSVTLKICPPRFGSENITSYSVEYCVSGEDGWQQKPAPKDEEVTVSGLTPNTEYMFRCRAVTSVGVGPAGEVSGPIKTLLIRSTPPPVNYDNKEIRIVMVGRRGVGKSTVGNAILGKQCFQVKSQWPLEAVTEHCEKAVEWAEAQTKNGRRWRRFRKSLVKTPTNTA